ATTaagtattgtcgtcagccttaaagttttaaatgcggagagaggttttcacacccttataaggaatgcttcgttcccctctccaaccgacatgagatctcacaatccacctcccttggtgAGGCACACCGTCCgatgtctaactctaataccattatattgtgagatcactcgtcggttggagaggggaacaaaacatttcttactaAGTGTGTGGAAGTGGAGATCTCTTTcccagtagacgcgttttaaaatcgtgacgcagacagtgatacgtaacaagttAAAACAAACATCTATTAATGGTGAGCTTGAACTGTGGTCCATAGTAATCTATACTCTTATGACATATATCGTTTGTAAAATCGAGGGTAATTTCTCGAATAACATGTTTGTGGCAATAATCCTATAGTTTAAGGACCATATTTGcaaatttctctaatttatatcAATAGCATGTCGATCACAttagatttgaaaaaaaattagtaaaaaatagatataatatttgatttggaaataaatatGCCGATTTTATAccgtaaataaataattaattaattaagaaaaaaaataatttagtaataatttaattaatagaatTTTATACGGTAGAAAATGGTCACAAATGTTAaactacaaaaattaattataaattaatatttagggatttaaaattgttatattttaaaaattaaagacgaaattgttatattattgttaGACGAACGTGACTTTACACactggtataatattgtctactttgagtataagttcGAATAACTTTAGTTTGGACTTCTCAAAAGGTTTCGtccgaataaaaaaaatattattttaattataaatacatgattatgattattttttaggagaactgaaaataataataattattattattatttattattattattttcactccTCACGGCTCACGCGGGAAATATCAATACACAATAAacgaaaaaaggaaaaaaaaaagaaaagaatccgACGTGGCGGATCCTGATGTGGGCCCCACCAGCATCGTTTTACGAgcttgtcttcttcttccatttcgaGCGCCGAAGCGTCGCGctcattttctctctattcCTTCTCTCTCAGCTCTCTGAAGGCCCGTGAAATTTCTTTTACCTCTGCATCAAAATGTATATAAATCTCTTCTCACAACGGTGATTTTGTAGGGTTGGCATTCCTTGAATTTCAGCCATGGGGATTGGGATCAAACCTGGTATTCTTGTTTCTCTTCAATTCCTTTTCATCTTCCtcgtttttcctttttgttggtGCTGAAATCATTACAATGTATCGATTTTTAATGGCCGAGAAAGTGGAGAAGGATTTGGTCTTGGATGTTTGATTTCTAAGAAATTCGTATCtgattgttttgtttgtcTCTTGCGTTATTGATATCCCTCTCGGTTGGAAAAACGATTGagattgaatttaatttcggtttttctttttcctatttgCTTGATGTTTAATGGTATTGATGAATAGCAAGAAACTGCATTCATTTTGATGCTAGGGTCACTGCATTTTCAATCGAAGATTTATGTGGTTTTTTTAGGATAtatgaaatgattttgattgaatCTTCTCGTGGTTTTTGATATTAGGCGTGAGGGACCTGGAGAAAAGGCTGCGGCTATCGGTCAGCACTAGCAATCTGTATGAGCTGCAGCCTCCACCTACTCCGACCACACCTACTTTGGTGCTGTCCAACTCGAGCAAGACCTTGCTCGTATCAAATTCCAGCAAGTCTCTGGTTTTATCAAATTCTGGCAAGAGGTTGGATAAGAAGAAGTATGTAAAGCAGGTGACAGGCAGACACAATGATACTGAGCTGCACTTGGCTGCACAGAGGGGTGATTTGACTGCTGTGAGACAGATTTTGGGTGAAATCGATGCTCAGATGGTTGGAACTTTGAGTGGAGCAGATTTTGATGCAGAGGTTGCAGAGATAAGGTCTGCTATTGTGAATGAGGTGAATGAGTTGGGAGAGACGGCATTGTTTACAGCAGCAGAGAAGGGGCATTTGGATATTGTGAAGGAGCTGTTACAGTATTCCACTAAGGAGGGTATGACTATGAAGAATAGGTCTGGTTTTGATCCTTTCCATATTGCTGCAAGTCAGGGTCACGAAGGTATCTTACTGCTCCTATGCaagcttcttttcttttgtttctgtcATTTTTCTTACTCTAAGTTTGTCCTTAATCACAGCCTTTTCTGCGTGTATTTATTGTTGGATTGAGTTTTCATGTCTTAGTTTTATTGGGAAAATACCAATCCATGAACTTGTACCATTCCAACAGTCCTGATCAACCAATTTTCGGGGGCTGGACATGATTGCGTTCACAAATCTATTGCTCGATTCCCCGAGTTCAATCAGGCAATAGATTCGACCACGGAAGTCCAGAAATGCTCGCGTTAAAATGCATGCTCTGCTTATTGATCTATAAATGGACTGAAAAATAGTATAGGCATTCGATCAAGTAATATGGATGTAGCTATTGCTTACCGTATATGGTATCCTACTATCTTTACCTTTGATCGTGCCACATTTTCAGTTGAGTGCTGCCTAGTCTAGAATTGACTCATTTAAGTAGAAATGAGAACTCTGAATAAAAAAGTGACCCTTATAAGTTTAGAACAAAATGCACGATTTGGATGATACTTTTGCAGTTTTTAATAACATAGAATGACGTGTTTCTACTATTGTAAATGCACATGGTTTCTAAAGAGCTGTGGTTGTACCTTCATAAGCATATGGATGATGTAATTTCAATTCAACTCAGTTAGTAATTATCTTTTGCAGCCATCGTCCAGGTATTGTTAGAGCACGATCCGGGACTGAGTAAAACAGTTGGCCAATCAAATGCAACTCCTATTATTTCCGCTGCTACAAGAGGCCATATTGGAGTAGTCAATGTGTTGCTTTCAACAGATTCTAGCTCGCTAGAGATATCCAGGTCCAACGGGAAGAATGCATTACATTTAGCAGCTCGACAAGGGCATGTTGAAATTGTGAGAGCTTTGCTTCACAAGGATCCACAACTAGCACGGAGGAATGATAAGAAAGGGCAGACGGCATTGCATATGGCTGTAAAAGGAACCAGCTGTGAAGTGGTGAAGCTGCTTCTTAGTGCAGATCCAGCTCTTGTCATGCTTCCTGACAGGTT
This sequence is a window from Cucurbita pepo subsp. pepo cultivar mu-cu-16 chromosome LG19, ASM280686v2, whole genome shotgun sequence. Protein-coding genes within it:
- the LOC111781031 gene encoding ankyrin repeat-containing protein ITN1-like; this encodes MGIGIKPGVRDLEKRLRLSVSTSNLYELQPPPTPTTPTLVLSNSSKTLLVSNSSKSLVLSNSGKRLDKKKYVKQVTGRHNDTELHLAAQRGDLTAVRQILGEIDAQMVGTLSGADFDAEVAEIRSAIVNEVNELGETALFTAAEKGHLDIVKELLQYSTKEGMTMKNRSGFDPFHIAASQGHEAIVQVLLEHDPGLSKTVGQSNATPIISAATRGHIGVVNVLLSTDSSSLEISRSNGKNALHLAARQGHVEIVRALLHKDPQLARRNDKKGQTALHMAVKGTSCEVVKLLLSADPALVMLPDRFGNTALHVATRKRRAEIVNELVRVRDTNVNALTRDLKTPLDIAEALPLSEETSEIKDCLARCGAVSANDLNQRRDELRQTVTEIKKDVHIQLEQARKTNRNMTGIAKELRKLHRAGINNATNSITVVAVLFATVAFAAIFTVPGGDDRNGMAVMVGSPAFQVFFIFNAIALFTSLAVVVVQITIVRGETKSERRVVEVINKLMWLASVCTTIAFVSSSYIVVGRRNRWAAVLISIIGGVTMAGILGAMTYYVIKSKRIRRVRKKMKLMRDGNHSWHHSESDSEVNPIYAI